A stretch of the Manis pentadactyla isolate mManPen7 chromosome 16, mManPen7.hap1, whole genome shotgun sequence genome encodes the following:
- the FAM217A gene encoding LOW QUALITY PROTEIN: protein FAM217A (The sequence of the model RefSeq protein was modified relative to this genomic sequence to represent the inferred CDS: substituted 7 bases at 7 genomic stop codons) has product MIVQGTKPGGDESSVKSGFSLTAHTALEWILKGEWVLGQQRPRRRRCGRHVRLRRPGVRGEAPAAPVLSAPAAAARGHLPPGPASLRTPPSPPRRTPSTEASASLGSARHARPCASQAASAPCSVPSPLPPSHCLAQSRRISSTDSKLNCIFCFFMTHLFLGDGEPKPMLPFKLVLYLTINVPAYQLHGNLRKQRSKMGRSGENCSTNVIVSNISHENLSHWNLYSEVPVPENKNLPPGKDSTAGGKINKNHLEIPVVQLMRALNLSEHAHKRTQNSKQGIFQLWSYHLNEGSTIENRDFKKSSMEIGPNVTNDTIRFFTVNHSLTSVSVDKQVGSYPGLRIPLDLCXLYADGDFLKDRSETHITLCSTIENNDGETLSAPNWNLKYGNISVEENLSDESDIPENEKANDSLLSYFKKMDLNLKPIETVEEVFTEEPSEVFPYADFLPPPFSALNLHELALSKSENWKATMGPPEGSIEHVITRLLEMERXQHSTMQRERPRLQTTFCTPAVTERPSSSKAVPKIRQPKLSDCFESSDDLGRXSHEKRKNSSGSCKLEQNTSKXNWSNGGKYKWNSRPPSLKSSSTTKXLIATYDEVKNPKSCILNPCQELSTRPPTAQTQSLVKVVSTRCMPPRSPIPVSAIPLSFPENQREEIKAPRTKKKPFXKNIAFNRPFYIQKLNCXSRSFIAQDKCLPIDQK; this is encoded by the exons ATGATAGTGCAGGGCACGAAGCCAGGCGGAGATGAAAGTTCAGTGAAGTCTGGCTTCAGCCTGACTGCACACACAGCTCTGGAGTGG ATTCTCAAAGGAGAATGGGTCCTGGGACAGCAGCGCCCTCGGAGACGACGCTGTGGACGACACGTGCGCCTGCGGCGCCCTGGGGTAAGAGGGGAGGCCCCTGCGGCCCCGGTTCTGTCCGCCCCTGCAGCCGCTGCTCGGGGCCACCTGCCTCCCGGCCCCGCCTCCCTCCGGACGCCCCCTTCCCCGCCCCGCCGGACCCCCAGTACTGAGGCCTCCGCGTCCCTGGGCTCTGCGAGGCATGCACGTCCCTGCGCGTCCCAGGCAGCGAGCGCCCCCTGCTCAGTACCTTCCCCCCTCCCTCCATcacactgcctggcacagagccgGCGGATCAGTAGTACTGATTCCAAACTTAactgtattttctgtttcttcatgacgCACCTCTTTCTAGGAG ATGGGGAGCCAAAGCCCATGCTTCCTTTTAAATTGGTGCTGTACCTTACCATAAATGTGCCTGCCTACCAACTGCACGGGAATTTAAGGAAACAGAGGAGCAAAATGGGGAGAAGTGGTGAGAACTGTAGCACCAACGTGATTGTGTCGAACATCTCTCATGAG aaCTTATCTCACTGGAATTTGTATTCAGAAGTACCTGTTCCTGAAAATAAAAACCTCCCACCTGGAAAGGATAGTACAGCAGGTG GCAAAATTAACAAG AACCATTTGGAAATTCCAGTAGTGCAACTGATGCGAGCACTTAATTTGTCAGAGCATGCTCACAAAAGAACACAG AATAGTAAACAAGGAATATTTCAGTTATGGAGTTACCATCTTAATGAAGGAAGTACCATTGAGAACAG GGATTTCAAAAAATCTTCAATGGAGATTGGCCCTAATGTAACTAATGACACCATAAGATTCTTCACTGTGAACCACTCGCTAACAAGTGTTTCAGTTGATAAGCAAGTTGGTTCTTACCCTGGACTTCGGATACCATTAGATCTCTGCTGACTCTATGCTGATGGAGACTTTTTAAAGGACAGAAGTGAAACTCATATTACTTTATGCTCAACTATAGAAAACAACGATGGTGAAACTCTATCTGCTCCAAATTGGAACTTGAAATATGGAAACATCAGTGTGGAAGAAAACTTAAGTGATGAAAGTGATATACCAGAAAACGAGAAAGCAAATGATAGTTTActcagttattttaaaaagatggacCTGAACTTAAAGCCAATAGAAACTGTTGAAGAAGTTTTCACTGAGGAACCAAGTGAAGTATTTCCATATGctgattttcttcctcctcctttcagtGCTCTGAACTTGCATGAACTCGCCCTCTCAAAATCTGAAAATTGGAAAGCAACAATGGGACCTCCAGAAGGCTCTATTGAACATGTGATAACTCGTTTACTGGAAATGGAAAGATGACAGCATTCGACTATGCAGAGAGAGAGGCCAAGACTGCAAACTACCTTCTGCACTCCAGCAGTTACCGAGCGACCCTCTTCCTCCAAAGCAGTACCCAAAATTAGACAGCCAAAACTTTCCGACTGTTTTGAGTCTTCAGATGACTTGGGTAGATAAagtcatgaaaaaagaaaaaacagttctGGTTCTTGTAAGCTggaacaaaatacttcaaaatgaAATTGGAGCAATGGTGGcaaatataaatggaattctaGACCACCATCTCTTAAAAGTTCATCCACAACAAAATAATTAATTGCAACCTATGACGAAGTTAAGAATCCCAAAAGCTGCATTTTGAATCCATGCCAAGAACTCTCGACCAGGCCTCCTACTGCCCAAACTCAGTCACTGGTTAAAGTGGTCTCAACAAGATGTATGCCACCAAGGTCTCCAATACCAGTTTCAGCTATTCCTCTGTCTTTTCCTGAAAATCAGAGGGAGGAAATTAAGGCACCAAGGACCAAAAAGAAACCTTTCTGAAAAAACATAGCATTCAACAGACCATTCTATAttcagaagttaaactgttagtcACGTTCATTTATAGCTCAGGATAAGTGCTTACCCATTGACCAAAAATAA